A single region of the Mustela lutreola isolate mMusLut2 chromosome 2, mMusLut2.pri, whole genome shotgun sequence genome encodes:
- the LOC131824954 gene encoding NEDD8-conjugating enzyme UBE2F-like: protein MLTPASKLKREDGLKGSRTSATASDSTRSVSVRDRLLVKEVAELEANLPCTCKVHFPDPNKLHCFQLTVTPDEGYYQGGKFQFETEVPDAYNMVPPKVKCLTRIWHPNITETGEICLSLLREHSIDGTGWAPTRTLKDVVWGLNSLFTDLLNFDDPLNIEAAEHHLRDKEDFQNKVEDYMKRYAR from the coding sequence ATGCTGACGCCGGCAAGCAAACTGAAGCGGGAGGACGGTCTCAAAGGGTCCCGGACATCAGCCACGGCCTCCGACTCCACTCGGAGCGTGTCTGTGAGAGACAGGCTGCTTGTTAAAGAGGTTGCGGAGCTTGAAGCTAATTTACCGTGTACATGTAAGGTGCATTTTCCTGATCCAAACAAGCTACATTGCTTTCAGCTAACTGTAACCCCAGATGAGGGTTACTACCAGGGTGGAAAATTTCAGTTTGAAACTGAAGTTCCTGATGCATACAACATGGTGCCTCCCAAAGTGAAATGCCTGACCAGGATCTGGCACCCCAACATCACAGAGACAGGCGAAATATGTCTAAGTTTACTGAGAGAACATTCGATTGACGGCACTGGCTGGGCTCCCACAAGGACATTAAAGGATGTTGTTTGGGGATTAAACTCTTTGTTTACTGATCTTTTGAATTTTGATGATCCACTGAATATTGAGGCTGCAGAGCATCATTTGAGGGACAAGGAGGACTTCCAGAATAAAGTGGAAGACTACATGAAGCGTTATGCCAGATGA